The following are encoded together in the Vigna angularis cultivar LongXiaoDou No.4 chromosome 9, ASM1680809v1, whole genome shotgun sequence genome:
- the LOC108346893 gene encoding kinesin-like protein KIN-14C, whose amino-acid sequence MASKRVRPEDASLDKRRRGIGAEKMERQGGAAAPGRHRTPFSVVTNRSDLNTTSDVSEAVDFTKEEVEALLNEKKKGNTYDSKKKMEQMTDLIKRLKACVRWYKRIEEGYVQEKEKLQSELEASEKKCSDTVTEMKNKIDELKEALSDSRKTISCLEERIVKEESDKLEAINSYGKEKEARTEAEKVRDEKSAELEKVRDEKSVAEKKAISNEDLYKRSQEYNMSLQQYNSRLQFDLETVNEALKRLETEKATIVESLSNLRGHNKALQDQLVSLKVSQDETIKQKEILVNELKCLREELKQLRDDRDRQLEQVNALTREIARHKEYTGKTCTQLDALMIKTNALEETCSSQKDQIHILQQQLFAEREKLKNADLSASDTRTMFEEQKRIIQGLHERLADKEFQVVEGEKLRKKLHNTILELKGNIRVFCRVRPLLPDDSADTVVSFPTSTEALGRGIELVQSGQKYNFTFDKVFNHEASQQDVFVEISQLVQSALDGYKVCIFAYGQTGSGKTYTMMGRPDEPDLKGLIPRSLEQIFQTSQSLKDQGWKYTMQASILEIYNDTIRDLLLTNRSSDHARTENNASSKQYTIKHDANGNTHVSDLTIKDVCSADEISSLLRQAAQSRSVGRTQMNEQSSRSHFVFTLRISGKNENTEQQVHGVLNLIDLAGSERLSKSGATGDRLKETQAINRSLSCLSDVIFALGGKKEDHVPFRNSKLTYLLQPCLGGDSKTLMFVNISPDQSSTGESLCSLRFAARVNACEIGIPRRQTHTSSSRSSESRLSYG is encoded by the exons ATGGCTTCT AAAAGGGTGCGCCCCGAAGATGCTTCTCTGGACAAGCGTCGCCGGGGCATCGGAGCTGAGAAAATGGAGCGACAGGGCGGTGCCGCTGCTCCTGGGAGGCACAGAACACCGTTTTCCGTTGTCACAAATCGCTCCGACCTTAACACGACGAGCGATGTCAGCGAGGCAGTTGACTTCACGAAGGAGGAGGTGGAGGCTTTGCTGaacgaaaagaaaaagggaaatacATATGATAGTAAG AAAAAGATGGAGCAAATGACGGATCTTATTAAGCGACTTAAGGCCTGCGTTCGCTGGTATAAAAGGATAGAAGAAGGGTATGTTCAAGAAAAGGAAAAGCTTCAGTCTGAGCTAGAGGCTTCTGAGAAGAAGTGCAGTGATACTG TGACTGAGATGAAGAATAAAATTGATGAGTTGAAGGAAGCTCTATCTGATTCGAGGAAGACAATTTCTTGTCTAGAAGAGAGAATTGTGAAGGAAGAATCAGATAAATTG GAAGCAATTAATTCTTATGGTAAAGAAAAGGAAGCCAGAACTGAGGCTGAGAAAGTTCGGGATGAGAAGTCAGCTGAGCTTGAGAAAGTTCGGGATGAGAAATCAGTTGCTGAGAAGAAG GCCATTTCAAACGAAGATTTGTACAAGCGATCACAGGAGTATAATATGAGCTTGCAGCAGTACAATAGTCGTCTTCAGTTTGATCTTGAAACAGTTAATGAGGCCCTTAAACGGCTTGAAACGGAGAAAGCAACCATTGTTGAGAGCCTTAGTAATTTAAGAGGCCACAATAAGGCATTGCAGGATCAGTTGGTATCTCTTAAG GTTTCACAGGACGAGACTATAAAGCAGAAAGAAATTTTAGTAAATGAGCTCAAATGTCTTCGTGAGGAGTTAAAGCAACTTAGAGATGACCGTGACCGTCAGTTGGAGCAAGTAAATGCTCTAACTAGAGAAATAGCGAGGCACAAAGAATATACTGGGAAAACATGTACACAATTGGATGCATTGATGATTAAAACAAATGCTCTTGAg GAAACTTGTTCATCTCAAAAGGATCAAATACATATACTGCAGCAGCAATTGTTTGCTGAAAGAGAGAAGTTAAAG AATGCTGATCTATCAGCTTCAGACACAAGAACAATGTTTGAAGAGCAGAAGAGAATTATACAGGGGCTACATGAGCGTTTGGCAGATAAAGAATTTCAAGTAGTAGAAGGAGAGAAGCTACGAAAAAAACTGCATAACACTATTTTG GAACTAAAAGGAAATATTCGTGTTTTCTGCCGTGTACGGCCGCTCCTACCAGATGACAGTGCGGACACAGTTGTTTCGTTCCCTACTTCAACAGAAGCTCTTGGTCGGGGCATTGAATTAGTACAAAGCG GACAAAAGTACAATTTCACATTTGACAAGGTGTTCAATCACGAGGCTTCTCAGCAGGACGTTTTTGTAGAGATATCACAACTGGTACAAAGTGCACTTGATGGCTACAAG GTATGCATATTTGCATATGGACAGACGGGTTCAGGTAAAACCTATACTATGATGGGTAGGCCTGATGAGCCAGATCTGAAAGGGTTGATACCCCGTTCTTTAGAACAGATATTTCAGACTAGCCAATCTCTGAAAGATCAAGGGTGGAAGTACACAATGCAG GCATCAATTCTGGAAATATATAATGACACCATCAGGGATTTGTTATTAACCAATCGGTCAAGTGATCATGCACGAACGGAAAATAATGCTTCCAGCAAGCAGTACACTATAAAACATGATGCAAACGGAAACACACATGTTTCGGACCTCACAATAAAGGATGTTTGTAGCGCAGATGAGATTTCCTCCCTCCTACGACAGGCAGCACAAAGCAG GTCAGTGGGAAGAACACAAATGAATGAACAGTCATCCAGAAGCCATTTTGTCTTTACACTGCGTATAAGTGGGAAAAATGAG AACACTGAACAACAAGTCCACGGTGTCTTAAACCTGATCGATCTTGCTGGTAGTGAAAGACTCTCAAAGAGTGGGGCAACTGGAGACCGGTTGAAGGAAACTCAG GCTATCAACAGAAGTCTATCTTGTTTGAGCGATGTCATATTTGCTTTGGGAGGAAAGAAAGAAGACCATGTTCCTTTTAGGAATTCAAAGCTGACGTACCTTCTCCAG CCATGTCtcggtggcgactccaaaacgTTGATGTTTGTCAACATCTCTCCTGATCAATCTTCCACTGGTGAGTCACTTTGCTCCCTACGCTTTGCAGCCAGAGTCAATGCCTGTGAAATTGGGATTCCACGGCGTCAGACTCATACATCATCATCACGCTCCTCAGAATCCCGTTTGAGCTACGGTTAA
- the LOC108346974 gene encoding subtilisin-like protease SBT1.1: MNFRALLLFLAFMVTKSVAVVEKQTYIVHMDKTKMEASVHSQGLAKPWFKSKPWFKSVIDFISEASFEEEEGGGEPQLLYVYETSLFGFAAQLSNKQLEYLNQVDGFVAALPDELLTLHTTYTPHFLGLQEGEGLWSASNLASDVIIGVLDTGIWPEHISFQDTGLSKVPSRWKGACEAGTNFSASSCNKKLVGARVFLQGYEKFAGRINETMDYRSARDAQGHGSHTASTAAGNMVKNASFFGLASGSASGMRYTSRIAAYKVCWRLGCANSDILAAIDKAVADGVDVLSLSLGGSARPYYSDSIAIASFGATQNGVFVSCSAGNSGPFSSTVGNVAPWIMTVAASYTDRSFPTQVKLGNGKLFKGSSLYKGKKTNQLPLVYVNSSKEHRTAQYCTKGSLDPKFVKGKIVACERGINSRTAKGEEVKMAGGAGMILLNSENQGEELFADHHVLPGTSLGASASKIIRSYIHSAKAPTASISFQGTAYGDPAPAMAAFSSRGPSAVGGDVIKPDVTAPGVNILAAWPPITSPSMLKSDKTSAVFNIVSGTSMSCPHVSGIAALIKSAHNGWSPAAIKSALMTTASVSNNKGAAIADYGSKTSALADPFAFGSGHVNPERASDPGLVYDITTKDYLNYLCSLKYTPSQIALLSKGNFTCPKKSALQAGDLNYPSFAVLFGTRALKASVTFKRVVTNVGNPKISYAVKVEEPNGVSVRVEPRNISFRKTGQKMSYKVSFVSNGNTTVTGNSSFGSLTWVSGKYAVRSPIAVTWK, from the coding sequence ATGAACTTCAGGGCACTCCTACTCTTCCTGGCCTTTATGGTGACAAAGTCAGTAGCAGTAGTGGAGAAGCAGACATACATAGTACACATGGACAAGACCAAGATGGAAGCCTCAGTCCATTCCCAAGGCTTGGCAAAACCTTGGTTCAAATCAAAACCTTGGTTCAAATCAGTCATTGATTTCATCTCTGAAGCTTCattcgaagaagaagaaggaggaggagaaccTCAACTCCTTTATGTTTATGAAACCAGCCTTTTCGGTTTTGCTGCTCAACTTTCAAATAAGCAGCTTGAGTACTTGAACCAAGTGGATGGCTTCGTTGCAGCATTACCTGATGAACTATTGACCCTTCACACAACCTACACCCCCCATTTTCTTGGCCTGCAGGAGGGAGAAGGACTTTGGAGTGCTTCTAACTTGGCCTCAGATGTGATCATAGGAGTCCTTGATACAGGAATATGGCCTGAACACATCAGTTTCCAAGACACTGGTTTGTCCAAAGTACCCTCTCGGTGGAAAGGAGCTTGTGAAGCAGGCACCAATTTCTCTGCCTCAAGTTGTAACAAGAAGCTTGTTGGTGCAAGAGTCTTTCTTCAAGGGTATGAAAAATTTGCAGGAAGGATCAATGAAACCATGGACTATCGTTCTGCTAGAGATGCTCAAGGACATGGATCACACACAGCCTCAACGGCAGCTGGAAACATGGTGAAGAATGCCAGCTTTTTCGGCTTGGCCAGTGGTTCAGCCAGTGGAATGAGGTATACCTCAAGAATAGCTGCTTATAAAGTATGCTGGCGTTTAGGCTGTGCTAACTCTGACATATTAGCAGCTATTGACAAAGCTGTTGCTGATGGTGTTGATGTACTGTCACTCTCATTAGGTGGCAGTGCCAGACCTTATTACAGCGATAGCATTGCCATAGCCTCATTTGGAGCAACACAAAACGGTGTTTTTGTTTCTTGCTCGGCAGGCAATTCAGGCCCTTTTAGTTCTACTGTTGGAAATGTTGCCCCGTGGATCATGACTGTTGCTGCTAGCTACACTGATAGGAGCTTTCCAACTCAAGTGAAGCTTGGAAATGGAAAGCTTTTCAAAGGGTCATCATTGTACAAGGGCAAGAAAACTAACCAATTGCCTCTTGTTTATGTCAATTCCTCAAAAGAACATAGGACAGCACAGTATTGCACCAAAGGTTCTCTTGATCCAAAGTTTGTCAAAGGAAAAATAGTTGCCTGCGAACGTGGAATAAACAGTAGAACTGCAAAGGGAGAAGAAGTGAAGATGGCAGGTGGAGCAGGAATGATACTACTCAACTCAGAAAACCAGGGAGAAGAACTTTTTGCTGACCATCATGTTTTGCCAGGCACATCTTTAGGGGCCTCTGCAAGTAAAATAATCAGAAGCTACATTCACTCTGCAAAAGCACCAACAGCTTCAATTTCCTTCCAAGGGACAGCATATGGAGACCCTGCACCAGCTATGGCAGCATTTTCTTCTAGAGGACCAAGTGCAGTAGGAGGAGATGTGATCAAACCAGATGTTACTGCACCTGGTGTGAACATCTTGGCTGCTTGGCCTCCCATAACTAGTCCAAGCATGCTCAAGAGCGACAAAACAAGTGCAGTATTTAACATAGTCTCAGGTACCTCAATGTCATGTCCTCATGTTAGTGGTATAGCAGCCTTGATCAAATCTGCGCACAATGGTTGGTCACCAGCAGCCATCAAATCTGCTCTGATGACTACTGCTTCTGTATCAAACAACAAAGGTGCTGCAATTGCTGACTATGGTTCAAAAACTTCAGCACTTGCTGACCCCTTTGCATTTGGTTCAGGCCATGTTAACCCTGAAAGAGCTTCTGATCCAGGATTGGTCTATGACATCACCACCAAAGATTACCTAAATTACTTGTGCAGCCTGAAATACACACCCTCCCAGATTGCTTTATTGTCAAAAGGTAATTTTACATGCCCCAAAAAATCAGCTCTTCAAGCTGGTGACTTGAACTACCCCTCATTTGCTGTGCTATTTGGCACAAGGGCTCTAAAGGCTAGTGTGACATTCAAGAGGGTAGTTACAAATGTAGGAAACCCCAAAATTTCTTATGCAGTGAAGGTGGAAGAACCAAATGGAGTATCTGTCAGGGTTGAACCAAGGAATATCAGTTTCAGAAAAACTGGTCAAAAAATGAGTTATAAGGTGAGTTTTGTTTCAAATGGGAATACAACAGTTACTGGAAACTCATCATTTGGATCACTTACTTGGGTATCAGGTAAATATGCTGTTAGAAGCCCTATAGCAGTGACATGGAAATGA